In Ferroplasma sp., a single window of DNA contains:
- a CDS encoding archaeosine biosynthesis radical SAM protein RaSEA encodes MVVRDYSLYIKGLMHENNRKNDVNKPVSIWKELDRLRGYPEKTVVCIFRTTGCAWYKFTACSMCGYFNDTSPEIVDENLMHQIDTLYDSLEDTRVLKIFTSGSFLDPNEVHPPVRDYFIERMKNKVDKLLVESRTEYIRPETLEPFKKAGMDLRIAIGLESADDYIMKYSVNKGSTLKKFIDAATILNREKIELRTYLLFKPPFISEKMAIEDIIKSVEIVAPYSTDISINPMNIQKNTLVERLWKKGLYRPPRLYSLAMLLIQLGSRYPVLSYPTGGNRERGVHNDSYDRELLDLIVQGSLDHDFTKLADYYNSLDLEEYRYQVELEDRMFFQGDYDALLKRLSSSSITY; translated from the coding sequence ATGGTAGTAAGAGATTATTCACTTTACATTAAAGGTCTTATGCATGAGAATAACCGGAAAAACGATGTTAACAAACCGGTGTCCATATGGAAGGAGCTTGATAGACTGAGAGGGTATCCGGAGAAGACAGTTGTGTGTATCTTCAGGACTACCGGCTGTGCATGGTATAAATTTACTGCATGCTCCATGTGTGGGTATTTCAATGATACATCCCCAGAGATTGTGGACGAAAATCTGATGCATCAGATAGATACACTGTATGATTCACTGGAGGATACCAGGGTCTTAAAAATTTTTACCTCAGGAAGCTTTCTTGATCCTAATGAGGTTCATCCCCCTGTTAGGGATTATTTCATCGAAAGGATGAAGAATAAGGTTGATAAACTGCTTGTGGAGTCCAGAACTGAATATATCAGGCCGGAAACCCTTGAACCATTCAAAAAGGCAGGAATGGATCTCCGTATTGCCATAGGTCTTGAAAGCGCCGACGATTATATAATGAAATATTCCGTAAATAAGGGAAGCACGCTGAAAAAATTCATAGATGCTGCAACAATTCTTAACAGGGAAAAAATAGAGTTGCGAACATACCTCCTGTTCAAGCCACCATTTATTTCGGAAAAAATGGCCATCGAAGATATAATAAAGTCCGTGGAAATTGTGGCACCATATTCAACTGATATATCAATAAATCCAATGAACATACAGAAAAACACACTTGTTGAAAGGCTCTGGAAGAAAGGCCTTTACAGACCCCCAAGACTGTATTCACTGGCAATGCTGCTAATACAGCTTGGTTCCCGTTATCCTGTGCTTTCCTATCCAACAGGTGGAAACAGGGAGAGGGGAGTGCATAATGATAGTTATGACAGGGAATTGCTGGACCTCATAGTTCAGGGTTCCCTGGATCATGATTTTACAAAGCTTGCTGATTATTATAATTCCCTTGATCTTGAGGAATACAGGTATCAGGTCGAGCTTGAGGACAGAATGTTTTTCCAGGGGGATTACGATGCCCTGTTAAAAAGACTATCATCATCTTCCATTACCTATTAA
- a CDS encoding chorismate mutase: MKFINELDNLRDEIYLNSKKILELLEKRRELAGKIGEIKNSENMDIRNRAREIDILKTLSRDPFEEFVLNVLFEFSIHYEKRGTAQDIKFNYSDYGNGLKYIKYSGNHSNLIFLLSKILNPGSIIKCMDVVISNMMAQAGHHIVDYIEKPDIVINLNSGIPQDIEIATDYILISERFMININSIYKIVIE; encoded by the coding sequence ATGAAATTTATCAATGAACTGGATAATCTAAGGGATGAGATTTACCTCAATTCAAAGAAGATACTGGAATTGCTGGAAAAAAGGAGAGAGCTGGCCGGGAAAATAGGCGAGATTAAGAATTCCGAAAACATGGATATAAGGAATAGGGCTAGGGAAATAGATATACTGAAAACGCTTTCCCGGGACCCTTTCGAGGAATTCGTACTCAATGTTCTTTTCGAATTTTCCATACATTATGAGAAGAGAGGGACTGCGCAGGATATTAAATTTAATTATTCTGATTATGGAAATGGATTAAAGTACATAAAATACAGCGGCAACCACAGTAATCTTATTTTTCTCCTTTCAAAGATACTGAACCCGGGGTCCATAATAAAATGCATGGATGTAGTCATATCCAATATGATGGCACAGGCAGGGCACCACATTGTAGATTATATTGAAAAGCCAGACATAGTAATTAACCTCAATAGCGGGATTCCACAGGATATTGAAATAGCAACGGATTATATTTTGATATCAGAAAGATTTATGATAAATATAAACAGCATATACAAAATTGTAATCGAGTGA
- a CDS encoding thiamine-phosphate kinase: protein MNLGEREIIDILAGKDRDIDDCAVLKCGDTDLLLSTDLITRATHLPDGTPPFLAGKFFAAINLSDIAAMAGIPEGMLISISVSPEYDIKYLEEFYRGAKYELSRYGGIILGGDTKEGDDFTASGTIVGRQVPDLIRRRSYIGPGQQLFVTNSLGSAGSGYIYYKYGTDKEYGIRQMLDIEPRISEAQKISKNGAKFMMDLSDGIYASIYQMHRDFGTGFRIYMEKIPVAHSVEEASRISGFSVEDITLSFGGDYELLFTVDNEDVEGFIHAMDAEHIEVHNIGETYNGINVMHDKGLWHPVNNRGYEHFMGVPLNK, encoded by the coding sequence ATGAACCTCGGGGAACGGGAAATTATAGACATACTCGCAGGCAAAGATCGTGATATAGATGACTGTGCGGTGTTGAAATGTGGTGATACAGATCTTCTTTTATCAACTGATCTTATTACACGTGCAACCCATCTTCCAGATGGAACTCCTCCCTTTCTGGCAGGAAAATTCTTTGCAGCCATAAATCTGAGTGACATAGCTGCTATGGCGGGAATACCCGAGGGCATGCTCATATCAATTTCCGTTTCACCTGAATACGATATCAAGTATCTGGAAGAATTTTACCGTGGGGCCAAATACGAGCTTTCCAGGTATGGCGGAATAATACTGGGTGGAGACACCAAGGAAGGTGATGATTTCACTGCCTCAGGAACAATAGTTGGCAGGCAGGTACCAGATCTTATAAGAAGAAGGTCGTACATAGGACCTGGCCAGCAACTGTTCGTTACCAATTCACTAGGTTCAGCCGGTTCTGGTTATATTTATTATAAGTACGGAACAGATAAAGAATATGGAATCAGGCAAATGCTGGATATCGAGCCCAGAATCTCAGAAGCACAGAAAATAAGCAAAAACGGGGCAAAATTTATGATGGACTTATCCGACGGCATTTATGCGTCCATTTACCAGATGCACAGGGATTTTGGGACTGGATTCAGGATTTATATGGAAAAAATTCCTGTGGCGCATTCTGTTGAAGAAGCCTCCAGGATTTCTGGTTTTTCAGTTGAGGATATAACACTTTCATTCGGTGGGGATTATGAACTTCTGTTCACCGTTGATAATGAGGATGTTGAGGGCTTTATACACGCCATGGATGCTGAACATATTGAGGTTCACAATATAGGCGAAACATATAATGGGATAAATGTAATGCATGATAAGGGGTTATGGCATCCTGTAAATAATAGGGGGTACGAACATTTTATGGGCGTACCTCTTAATAAATAA
- a CDS encoding nucleotide exchange factor GrpE, translating to MNHKEYSRPLEFDIEQVRKRNKMKDREEMKKYKDLYNSTMADLNDYKNLYVRQRTEMENYSKYKEKEISNIRKNASSELIKELLPVLDTLDAGIAHDPKLEPVKSQLLKVLQAHGLNVIEAKGNKYDPNIEEAVGVLDQGEDGTILEEVQKGYTLNGDVIRTSKVIVSKR from the coding sequence ATGAACCATAAAGAATATAGCAGGCCCCTTGAATTCGATATAGAACAGGTAAGGAAGAGAAATAAAATGAAGGACAGGGAAGAAATGAAAAAATATAAAGATCTGTACAATAGTACCATGGCCGATCTCAATGATTACAAAAACCTCTATGTACGTCAGAGAACTGAAATGGAAAATTATTCTAAATACAAGGAGAAAGAGATCAGTAACATAAGGAAAAATGCAAGCAGTGAACTTATCAAAGAACTCCTGCCTGTTCTTGACACCCTGGATGCAGGTATAGCCCATGACCCGAAACTGGAACCTGTTAAATCCCAGCTCCTTAAGGTACTTCAGGCACACGGTCTGAATGTAATTGAGGCAAAGGGAAATAAATATGATCCCAATATAGAAGAGGCCGTGGGAGTTCTGGATCAGGGAGAGGACGGAACTATCCTTGAAGAGGTTCAGAAAGGTTATACACTAAATGGGGATGTCATACGGACATCAAAGGTAATTGTTTCAAAAAGGTGA
- the dnaK gene encoding molecular chaperone DnaK — MSKIIGIDLGTSNSAAAVVISGKPESIPAAEGVSLGGKSFPSYVAFTKDGQLLVGEPARRQALLNPEGTIYGAKRKMGTDFKYKIFGKEYTPQQISAFILQKIKKDAEAFLGEPVNDAVITVPAYFNDNQRQATKDAGAIAGLNVKRIINEPTAACMAYGIDKLNETLKILIYDFGGGTLDVTVMDFGQGVFEVMSTSGDTKLGGSDMDEAIVNFLADDFKSKEGIDLRKDKSAYIRLRDAAEKAKIELSTVLESDINLPYITATQDGPKHLEYKLTRAKLEELIAPIVARSAESLDKALQGAKLSKGDINKIILIGGPTRMPYVRKYVEDYFGKKAEGGVDPMQAVATGAAIQGGVLMGDIKDIVLIDVTPLTLGIETVGGVMTPLISANSTIPTKKTQVFSTAADMQTAVDIHIVQGERPLVKDDVSLGNFTLTGIAPAPRGVPQIEVTFDIDANGILNVSAKDKGTGKSQSISISASNKLSKEEIEKMKKEAEQYAEEDKKEKENIETLNNGESLAYTVEKTINEAGDKLDSETKDKMKELIKDLKDAVEKKDVDKVKELTETLTKEMTAVYQKMAQAQQDQGTQQQGEQGSESQEQNTENQGSAEQGNDDNTVNTDYKENQ; from the coding sequence ATGAGTAAAATAATAGGCATTGATTTAGGTACAAGCAATTCAGCAGCAGCAGTGGTTATATCAGGTAAGCCTGAATCTATCCCTGCAGCGGAGGGCGTTTCACTTGGCGGGAAATCTTTCCCGAGCTATGTTGCGTTTACAAAGGATGGCCAGCTTCTGGTTGGAGAACCTGCCAGAAGACAGGCACTTCTGAATCCTGAGGGAACAATATACGGCGCTAAGAGAAAGATGGGAACCGATTTTAAATACAAAATATTCGGTAAAGAATACACACCACAGCAGATATCTGCGTTTATTCTGCAAAAAATTAAGAAGGATGCAGAGGCTTTTTTGGGAGAGCCCGTCAATGACGCGGTTATAACTGTTCCTGCATATTTCAACGATAATCAGAGGCAGGCCACCAAAGATGCTGGGGCCATTGCAGGGTTGAATGTAAAAAGAATTATAAACGAACCAACAGCAGCCTGCATGGCATACGGTATTGATAAATTGAATGAAACATTAAAAATTCTTATCTATGATTTCGGCGGAGGAACCCTGGATGTAACAGTTATGGATTTCGGACAGGGTGTATTCGAGGTTATGTCAACATCCGGAGATACAAAGCTTGGAGGAAGTGATATGGATGAGGCCATAGTGAACTTCCTTGCAGATGATTTCAAGTCAAAGGAGGGAATAGACCTAAGAAAGGACAAATCAGCATATATAAGGCTAAGAGACGCCGCAGAAAAAGCTAAGATAGAATTATCAACAGTACTGGAATCAGATATTAACCTGCCTTACATAACTGCCACACAGGATGGCCCGAAGCATCTTGAATATAAGCTGACCAGGGCAAAACTCGAGGAATTAATTGCCCCTATCGTTGCCAGATCTGCTGAATCACTTGATAAGGCACTTCAGGGTGCAAAGCTTTCAAAGGGAGACATAAATAAAATTATACTCATTGGTGGACCAACAAGAATGCCCTATGTTAGAAAGTATGTTGAAGATTATTTCGGCAAAAAGGCTGAAGGCGGGGTTGACCCTATGCAGGCAGTTGCCACAGGTGCTGCAATACAGGGTGGAGTCCTTATGGGCGATATCAAGGACATAGTTCTTATAGATGTAACCCCACTGACCCTGGGTATAGAAACTGTTGGTGGTGTGATGACTCCACTGATATCTGCCAACTCTACAATCCCAACCAAAAAAACCCAGGTATTCTCTACTGCCGCAGATATGCAGACCGCCGTGGATATACACATAGTCCAGGGCGAGAGACCGCTTGTTAAGGATGATGTTTCCCTGGGTAATTTTACACTTACTGGTATAGCACCCGCTCCCAGGGGAGTCCCACAAATTGAGGTAACATTTGATATAGATGCAAATGGGATACTGAATGTATCAGCAAAGGATAAGGGAACAGGAAAATCACAGAGCATATCAATCAGCGCCTCCAATAAGCTATCCAAGGAAGAAATAGAAAAAATGAAAAAAGAGGCTGAACAGTATGCCGAAGAGGATAAGAAGGAAAAGGAAAATATAGAAACACTCAATAACGGAGAATCTCTGGCATATACTGTAGAAAAAACAATCAACGAAGCAGGAGATAAACTGGACAGTGAAACAAAGGACAAGATGAAGGAATTAATAAAAGATCTGAAGGATGCTGTAGAAAAGAAAGACGTCGACAAGGTAAAGGAACTAACTGAAACACTTACTAAGGAAATGACGGCAGTGTACCAGAAAATGGCACAGGCACAGCAGGATCAGGGAACCCAACAGCAGGGAGAACAGGGCAGCGAATCACAGGAACAGAATACTGAGAATCAGGGATCTGCAGAACAGGGAAATGATGACAATACTGTAAATACAGATTATAAGGAAAACCAATGA
- the dnaJ gene encoding molecular chaperone DnaJ, with protein MATDYYSVLGVDRNASQDEIRAKFRELAKKYHPDVNAGSKEAEQKFKEVAEAYEVLSDPQKRQQYDATGSTTFGDAGGSGGSGFNWEDFSHFDDINDIFSKIFGGGFGGGNSGGFYGGYDTQPDLDIYIKVNVTLEDAYYGASKPVKFKRNAMCETCNGTGAEGGVLVTCPTCHGTGKERISRGQGFFNFVQVIVCRTCNGRGKIPKTPCKVCNGKGYIPKMENISITIPKGVDTNTRLRTQKLGNSFGGVTGDLYAVVYVQQNPNIKRTGDNLYVKEAIDFPTAALGGTVQIPLFKEKFNLTIPAGSQPDDVLRIKGAGMPRLTSHGSGDLLVVLKLQVPKHLSSREKELIEELKGEPVKKSWFHI; from the coding sequence ATGGCAACAGATTACTATAGTGTCCTTGGTGTGGACAGGAATGCTTCGCAGGATGAAATCAGGGCAAAGTTCAGGGAACTTGCAAAGAAATACCATCCGGATGTCAATGCTGGTAGCAAGGAGGCTGAACAGAAATTCAAGGAAGTGGCAGAAGCATACGAGGTACTTTCAGATCCACAGAAAAGGCAACAATATGACGCTACCGGTTCCACTACATTCGGAGATGCAGGCGGATCAGGAGGTTCTGGATTTAACTGGGAAGACTTCTCACATTTTGACGATATAAACGATATCTTCAGCAAAATATTCGGCGGTGGCTTCGGTGGTGGAAATTCCGGTGGATTCTATGGCGGTTATGACACGCAGCCGGATCTGGACATATACATTAAGGTAAATGTTACCCTGGAGGATGCCTATTACGGTGCATCCAAACCTGTTAAGTTTAAAAGGAATGCAATGTGCGAAACATGCAATGGCACCGGGGCAGAAGGAGGAGTCCTTGTTACATGTCCAACATGCCATGGCACGGGAAAGGAAAGAATATCACGTGGTCAGGGATTCTTTAATTTCGTACAGGTTATTGTATGCCGTACATGTAATGGCCGGGGAAAAATACCGAAAACTCCATGTAAGGTCTGCAATGGCAAGGGTTATATCCCTAAAATGGAAAACATATCAATTACAATACCAAAAGGCGTGGATACAAATACAAGGCTGAGAACACAGAAGCTTGGGAATTCCTTTGGCGGCGTAACCGGCGACCTGTATGCTGTTGTATATGTCCAGCAGAACCCAAACATTAAACGTACAGGCGATAATTTATATGTTAAAGAGGCCATAGATTTTCCAACAGCTGCACTGGGGGGAACTGTACAGATACCTCTATTTAAGGAAAAATTCAATCTGACCATCCCTGCTGGAAGCCAGCCTGACGACGTATTAAGAATCAAAGGCGCCGGCATGCCCAGGTTAACTTCCCATGGAAGCGGTGATCTGCTGGTTGTTTTGAAACTTCAGGTACCCAAGCATCTATCATCCAGAGAAAAAGAACTCATTGAAGAATTGAAGGGTGAACCGGTTAAAAAATCATGGTTCCATATTTAA
- a CDS encoding sulfur oxygenase reductase family protein, giving the protein MPKPYVAINEVEMLNNDTTMQMFQQVGPKVCQVTARHPGFVGFQNHMQFGIIPMGTRWGGGSMDMTKMDTMNVYQYTMWKSIKDHEDMHRENFSSIFRLCSSCLSQVVYGPWEPLYEIVDASMPLNTEMADFTVMFGKKFAAGDPSGVPPISMPYGQRTIALSEHTVKKGSEKEFESTIVEVMKDFENAPGFLGYMILKEVGVSAVGSFQLKSKGIHESLESGGEVPTQQEGSFTYEEAKPTPPEYRVHMEWASPNDAMFGIGRVLFAHPAREIHDKVLDTLIRGPYIRLLNPMMEGTTWREYLNSP; this is encoded by the coding sequence ATGCCTAAACCATATGTAGCAATAAATGAGGTCGAGATGTTGAATAACGATACGACCATGCAGATGTTCCAGCAGGTGGGTCCAAAAGTATGCCAGGTAACTGCCAGGCATCCAGGTTTCGTTGGTTTCCAGAACCATATGCAATTCGGAATAATCCCCATGGGAACAAGATGGGGAGGCGGTTCAATGGATATGACCAAGATGGACACGATGAATGTTTACCAGTACACAATGTGGAAGAGCATAAAAGACCATGAAGATATGCACAGGGAAAATTTCTCATCCATATTCAGGCTATGTTCTTCCTGCCTTTCACAGGTAGTTTACGGACCATGGGAACCATTATATGAGATAGTGGATGCAAGCATGCCATTAAACACAGAAATGGCAGATTTCACAGTAATGTTCGGAAAAAAATTTGCAGCAGGAGACCCGTCCGGTGTACCTCCAATATCCATGCCATACGGGCAGAGAACCATTGCATTGTCAGAGCACACTGTAAAGAAGGGAAGTGAAAAGGAGTTCGAATCAACAATAGTTGAGGTTATGAAGGACTTCGAGAATGCCCCGGGATTCCTGGGATACATGATACTGAAGGAAGTTGGTGTATCGGCAGTAGGTTCATTCCAGCTTAAGTCAAAGGGTATACATGAATCATTAGAATCCGGCGGTGAGGTACCGACCCAGCAGGAAGGTTCATTCACATATGAGGAAGCAAAGCCCACACCACCAGAATACAGGGTGCACATGGAATGGGCAAGTCCCAATGATGCAATGTTCGGAATAGGAAGAGTGCTGTTTGCTCATCCTGCAAGGGAAATACACGACAAGGTTCTGGACACATTAATAAGGGGCCCATACATAAGATTATTGAATCCCATGATGGAAGGAACAACCTGGAGAGAGTATTTAAACTCCCCATAA